A part of Streptomyces sp. NBC_01451 genomic DNA contains:
- a CDS encoding alpha-E domain-containing protein gives MNDVILSRIAEALTWTGRYVERADATSRILDAYLHRLLEDPWRDEDAACRSLYAILGVDAGGEPVDMQQVLDQLAFDARSTCAIEGALGAARLNARSAREAVSSEMWECLNSTWHALADQRLAARRTGPYAYLELVRRRSALFFGLADSTMSRDDSWRFVVLGRSLERVDMTVRLLSVRVLDAAHAPDWPTLLSASGADEAYARVYSGFGDTPRVAEFLLLDRDFPRSALHALTTAEECLAALGRPRQDPARRPIGRLRTRLEYLDSQAMEDQLPVLLRDLQTACMASAEAVAEKFFPYQGPVEWAQEGARAV, from the coding sequence GTGAACGACGTGATCCTCTCCCGGATAGCCGAGGCCCTGACGTGGACGGGCCGTTACGTCGAGCGGGCCGACGCCACGAGCCGCATCCTGGACGCCTATCTGCACCGGCTGCTGGAGGACCCCTGGCGCGACGAGGACGCGGCCTGCCGCTCCCTCTACGCGATCCTGGGCGTCGACGCGGGCGGCGAACCCGTGGACATGCAGCAGGTGCTGGACCAGCTCGCCTTCGACGCCCGCTCGACGTGCGCGATCGAGGGCGCGCTCGGGGCCGCCCGGCTCAACGCCAGAAGCGCCCGGGAAGCCGTCTCCTCGGAGATGTGGGAGTGCCTCAACTCCACCTGGCACGCCCTCGCCGACCAGCGGCTCGCCGCCCGACGCACGGGCCCGTACGCCTACCTGGAGCTGGTACGGCGGCGATCCGCCCTCTTCTTCGGCCTCGCGGACTCCACCATGAGCCGGGACGACAGCTGGCGCTTCGTCGTCCTGGGGCGCAGCCTGGAACGGGTGGACATGACCGTACGGCTGCTGTCGGTACGGGTGTTGGACGCCGCCCACGCCCCGGACTGGCCGACGCTGCTGAGCGCGAGCGGCGCGGACGAGGCGTACGCGCGGGTGTACAGCGGGTTCGGCGACACCCCGAGAGTGGCCGAATTCCTGCTCCTGGACCGGGACTTCCCGCGCTCGGCGCTGCACGCGCTGACCACCGCCGAGGAGTGCCTCGCGGCCCTCGGCCGCCCGCGCCAGGACCCGGCCCGGCGCCCGATCGGCCGGCTGCGCACCCGCCTGGAGTATCTGGACTCCCAGGCCATGGAAGACCAACTCCCGGTGCTCCTAAGGGACTTGCAGACCGCCTGCATGGCCTCGGCGGAGGCGGTCGCGGAGAAGTTCTTCCCGTACCAGGGGCCCGTGGAGTGGGCCCAGGAAGGAGCGCGAGCAGTATGA
- a CDS encoding helix-turn-helix transcriptional regulator, with protein MTSAPHSDHGLEDLCEPASTLYRRALREGHVPGADAGDAPCLVDLGLLHPVVDDLSRLEPVTPSVVLHRLLRGTAERIADERRREERLAEVFEPLMRVENPTARTDTPTINVLHGNKRANQAITEAMSTASRELLCIQPNISYSNERSQQAQAAAMERDQTLLDRGARIRTLYQAKTRHQPLVIARYERLRGDAEARTLDEVTDRLIVVDRTVAFLPDRTSTAPEIALEIRHPALLAYFVTTFERLWQLATPMYPQSVQLPSVNGITHRQRAIATLLVEGHTDAVIATRLGMNVRTARVHIAKLAATLGSESRAQLGYLIGQSGILEPVQESVREPRGGQPGPVGPSAPEG; from the coding sequence GTGACCTCGGCCCCCCACTCGGACCACGGCCTGGAAGACCTGTGCGAACCGGCATCGACGCTGTACCGGCGCGCCCTGCGCGAAGGCCACGTACCCGGTGCCGACGCGGGCGACGCTCCCTGCCTCGTCGACCTCGGGCTGCTGCACCCGGTCGTCGACGACCTGAGCCGGCTGGAGCCCGTCACCCCGTCGGTCGTCCTGCACAGGCTGCTGCGCGGAACCGCGGAGCGCATCGCCGACGAGCGGCGCCGCGAGGAACGGCTGGCCGAGGTCTTCGAACCGCTGATGCGCGTCGAGAACCCGACGGCGCGGACGGACACGCCGACGATCAACGTCCTGCACGGCAACAAGAGGGCCAACCAGGCCATCACCGAGGCCATGTCCACGGCCTCCCGGGAACTCCTCTGCATCCAGCCGAACATCAGCTACAGCAACGAGCGCAGCCAGCAGGCACAGGCCGCCGCCATGGAGCGCGACCAGACACTGCTCGACCGGGGCGCCCGTATCCGCACCCTCTACCAGGCCAAGACGCGCCACCAGCCCCTCGTCATCGCCCGCTACGAACGGCTGCGGGGCGACGCCGAGGCCCGCACCCTGGACGAGGTCACGGACCGGCTCATCGTCGTCGACCGGACCGTCGCCTTCCTGCCCGACCGGACGAGCACGGCCCCCGAGATCGCGCTGGAGATCCGCCACCCCGCCCTGCTCGCGTACTTCGTCACCACCTTCGAGCGCCTCTGGCAGCTGGCCACCCCGATGTACCCGCAGTCCGTCCAGCTCCCGTCCGTCAACGGCATCACCCACCGCCAGCGGGCCATCGCCACCCTCCTCGTCGAGGGACACACCGACGCCGTCATCGCGACCCGCCTCGGCATGAACGTCCGTACCGCCCGTGTCCACATCGCCAAGCTCGCCGCCACGCTCGGCAGTGAGAGCCGCGCCCAACTCGGTTACCTCATCGGGCAGTCGGGGATTCTGGAGCCGGTGCAGGAGTCTGTGCGGGAGCCTCGGGGCGGGCAGCCGGGCCCGGTGGGGCCGTCGGCGCCGGAAGGCTGA
- a CDS encoding helix-turn-helix transcriptional regulator has product MAGHGTDEHPHGADRLCEAGDRVYSRAVRRGRVPRRDAEVVPCLLELALLHPDPDDMAWLVPTSPQEVMSRLLRGVYDEVSASQGRVGSAVAAFERYTALGEESQYAGSASGAGTGGGPGFGFGFGEGTALRVLDGLARIQTAMDEATQACTTEVLTVQPGGIRREYELSEGLHRALELRGRGVRMRGLYNHVARHGQGLLNYLDLVGGAAEARTLDEVVERLILFDRTVAFIPANAERTVALEIRHPALVQYLGTVFDRLWRLAVPLTATLPDTGIEGISHRERSIAALLAEGHQDAVVAERLGISVRTCRAHIARLSETLGAASRTQLGVRIAQAGLDGPPAVTAPGAGAALSLPAPTAPPGPAARPEAPAQTPAPAPESPTAR; this is encoded by the coding sequence ATGGCCGGGCACGGGACGGACGAGCATCCACACGGTGCTGACCGACTGTGCGAGGCCGGGGATCGCGTGTATTCCCGGGCCGTACGGCGGGGCCGTGTGCCGCGCCGGGACGCCGAGGTGGTTCCGTGCCTGCTCGAACTCGCCCTGCTGCACCCCGACCCGGACGACATGGCGTGGCTGGTGCCGACCTCCCCGCAGGAGGTCATGTCCCGGCTCCTGCGCGGCGTCTACGACGAGGTCAGCGCGAGCCAGGGCCGGGTGGGCTCTGCGGTCGCGGCCTTCGAGCGGTACACCGCCCTCGGTGAGGAGAGCCAGTACGCCGGTTCCGCTTCGGGTGCCGGCACCGGCGGTGGCCCCGGCTTCGGGTTCGGCTTCGGCGAGGGCACCGCCCTGCGGGTCCTGGACGGTCTCGCCCGTATCCAGACCGCGATGGACGAGGCGACCCAGGCGTGCACGACCGAGGTGCTCACCGTCCAGCCCGGCGGCATCCGCCGCGAGTACGAACTCTCCGAGGGCCTGCACCGGGCGCTCGAACTGCGCGGGCGCGGTGTGCGGATGCGCGGCCTGTACAACCATGTGGCCCGGCACGGGCAGGGGCTGCTCAACTACCTCGACCTGGTGGGCGGGGCCGCTGAGGCGCGCACCCTCGACGAGGTGGTCGAGAGGCTGATCCTCTTCGACCGCACGGTGGCCTTCATCCCCGCGAACGCGGAGCGGACGGTCGCGCTGGAGATCCGCCACCCGGCGCTGGTGCAGTACCTCGGCACGGTCTTCGACCGCCTGTGGCGCCTGGCCGTCCCGCTGACGGCCACGCTCCCCGACACGGGCATCGAGGGCATCTCGCACCGGGAGCGGTCCATCGCCGCCCTGCTCGCGGAGGGCCACCAGGACGCGGTGGTCGCCGAACGCCTGGGCATCAGCGTCCGGACCTGCCGGGCGCACATCGCCCGGCTCTCGGAGACCCTGGGGGCGGCGAGCCGCACGCAGCTGGGGGTACGGATCGCCCAGGCGGGCCTGGACGGCCCGCCGGCCGTCACCGCACCGGGCGCCGGCGCGGCGCTCAGCCTTCCGGCGCCGACGGCCCCACCGGGCCCGGCTGCCCGCCCCGAGGCTCCCGCACAGACTCCTGCACCGGCTCCAGAATCCCCGACTGCCCGATGA
- a CDS encoding transglutaminase family protein: MTRRLRIRHVTHVAYAQAAVSSHNEVRMTPLTLPGQTTLDARVTVNPTTPTWSYWDYWGTQVTGFDLMDPHADLTITAQSLVETAPPGPLEPAPSWAEVADRTANSRLLEYATATGRTTVPPELVARAREVAVGLDPHETATAVSALVADRVSYLPGTTGVNTSAAEAWEQGAGVCQDIAHVTIALLRGLGLPTRYVSGYLHPEREAELHRAVEGQSHAWVEYWAGDWCGYDPTNRTRADESHVVVGRGRDYDDVTPHKGVYRGVAGGPPEVTVEFTRVA; the protein is encoded by the coding sequence ATGACCCGTCGGCTCCGTATCCGGCACGTCACCCATGTCGCGTACGCGCAGGCCGCGGTCTCCTCGCACAACGAGGTCCGGATGACCCCGCTGACGCTCCCCGGCCAGACGACGCTGGACGCCCGGGTCACCGTGAACCCGACGACGCCGACCTGGTCGTACTGGGACTACTGGGGCACGCAGGTCACGGGTTTCGACCTGATGGACCCGCACGCCGACCTCACGATCACCGCCCAGAGCCTGGTGGAGACGGCCCCGCCGGGCCCCCTGGAGCCCGCGCCGAGCTGGGCCGAGGTGGCCGACCGGACGGCGAACTCCCGGCTGCTGGAGTACGCGACGGCGACGGGACGCACGACGGTGCCGCCCGAACTGGTGGCGCGGGCACGGGAGGTGGCCGTGGGCCTCGACCCGCACGAGACGGCGACGGCGGTGTCGGCGCTGGTCGCGGACCGGGTGTCGTACCTGCCCGGTACGACGGGCGTGAACACCTCGGCGGCGGAGGCGTGGGAGCAGGGCGCGGGCGTCTGCCAGGACATCGCCCATGTGACGATCGCGCTGCTGCGGGGCCTGGGCCTGCCCACCCGCTATGTCTCCGGCTACCTCCACCCCGAGCGGGAGGCGGAACTGCACCGGGCGGTGGAGGGTCAGTCCCATGCCTGGGTCGAGTACTGGGCGGGCGACTGGTGCGGCTACGACCCGACGAACCGGACACGCGCCGACGAGTCCCACGTGGTGGTCGGCCGGGGGCGCGACTACGACGACGTGACACCGCACAAGGGCGTCTACCGGGGAGTCGCCGGGGGCCCGCCGGAGGTGACGGTGGAGTTCACGCGGGTGGCCTGA
- a CDS encoding circularly permuted type 2 ATP-grasp protein yields the protein MADIFDAYALADAWDEMFVRPGEVRTAYEPVLAALQPIEPTELRFRADQMARAFTDRGVTYAFAGEERPWPLDLVPRILDALEWDLIQRGVAQRVRALEAYLADAYGHCRAFEDGVVPWRLLLSSPHFHRAAQGIEPPGGVRIHVAGIDLVRDEAGDFRVLEDNVRVPSGVSYVIENRRAMTRVFPSLFAEQHVVPVDGYAQRLLAALRAAAPDGVTDPRVVVLTPGPSNAAYFEHALLARLMGVQLVEGHDLVCRKNRVWMRTTRGEVPVHVVYRRLDDDFLDPLHFRPDSVIGCPGILSAAQSGTVTLANAVGNGIADDKLLYTYVPDLIRYYLSEEPILPNVESFRPDEPGQLEAVLDQIDQLVIKPVDGAGGQGIVIGPKADRETLEQCRAAVAADPRGWIAQRPVALSTSPTLAGERMAPRHIDLRPFAVNDGSEVWVLPGGLTRVALQEGNLIVNSSQGGGSKDTWVLAEGPAETPDPVPPAGAPPEVAPRQHGPDGNLTLVQEGAQQQ from the coding sequence ATGGCGGACATATTTGACGCATACGCGTTGGCCGACGCGTGGGACGAGATGTTTGTGCGGCCGGGTGAGGTCAGGACCGCCTACGAGCCGGTACTGGCGGCGCTCCAGCCCATCGAGCCGACCGAGCTGCGCTTCCGGGCCGACCAGATGGCCCGGGCGTTCACCGACCGCGGGGTGACCTACGCCTTCGCGGGCGAGGAGCGGCCCTGGCCGCTGGACCTCGTACCGAGAATCCTCGACGCGCTGGAGTGGGATCTCATCCAGCGCGGGGTCGCCCAGCGGGTGCGGGCCCTGGAGGCCTATCTCGCGGACGCCTACGGGCACTGCCGGGCCTTCGAGGACGGTGTCGTGCCGTGGCGGCTGCTGCTGAGCTCGCCGCACTTCCACCGGGCCGCCCAGGGCATCGAGCCGCCGGGCGGGGTACGCATCCACGTCGCCGGCATCGACCTCGTCCGGGACGAGGCCGGGGACTTCCGGGTGCTGGAGGACAACGTCCGGGTGCCGTCCGGGGTGTCCTACGTCATCGAGAACCGGCGGGCGATGACCCGCGTCTTCCCGTCCCTCTTCGCCGAGCAGCACGTCGTCCCCGTCGACGGCTACGCGCAGCGCCTGCTGGCCGCGCTGCGCGCCGCCGCGCCCGACGGGGTCACCGATCCCCGGGTCGTGGTCCTGACCCCCGGTCCGAGCAACGCCGCCTACTTCGAACACGCCCTGCTGGCCCGGCTGATGGGCGTGCAGCTGGTCGAGGGGCACGATCTGGTGTGCCGCAAGAACCGGGTGTGGATGCGGACCACGCGCGGTGAGGTACCCGTCCATGTCGTATACCGACGGCTGGACGACGACTTCCTCGACCCGCTCCATTTCCGGCCCGACTCGGTGATCGGCTGCCCGGGCATCCTGAGCGCCGCCCAGTCGGGCACCGTCACCCTCGCGAACGCCGTCGGCAACGGCATCGCCGACGACAAGCTCCTGTACACCTACGTACCCGATCTGATCCGGTACTACCTCTCAGAGGAACCGATTCTTCCGAACGTGGAGTCGTTCCGTCCGGACGAGCCGGGACAGCTGGAAGCCGTGCTCGACCAGATCGACCAGCTGGTCATCAAGCCGGTCGACGGCGCCGGCGGGCAGGGAATCGTCATCGGGCCGAAGGCCGACCGGGAGACCCTGGAGCAGTGCCGGGCGGCGGTGGCCGCCGATCCCCGGGGCTGGATCGCGCAGCGCCCCGTCGCGCTCTCCACCTCCCCGACCCTGGCCGGCGAGCGGATGGCGCCGCGCCACATCGACCTGCGCCCCTTCGCCGTGAACGACGGCAGCGAGGTCTGGGTCCTGCCGGGCGGACTGACCCGCGTCGCCCTCCAGGAGGGCAACCTCATCGTCAACTCCAGTCAGGGCGGCGGCTCCAAGGACACCTGGGTGCTCGCCGAGGGGCCCGCCGAGACCCCGGACCCCGTGCCACCGGCCGGCGCACCGCCCGAGGTCGCCCCGCGCCAGCACGGACCCGACGGCAACCTCACCCTCGTACAGGAAGGGGCGCAGCAGCAGTGA
- a CDS encoding sugar ABC transporter substrate-binding protein produces the protein MSRVARLRRSATAVAASVVTVSLAAGCGALDAGGDVSEATPAKGNDITVGLLLPETANTRYDKFDYPIIKNKVESLTNGEGKVEYANAGADAAKQAKQLQQMIDNKVDVLLLDAVDAHAIASEVKKAKEAGIPVIAYDRLAEGPIDAYISFDNELVGEVQGRSLLEALGGQGDGSEKIVMMNGSVTDPNAAQFKEGALSELNGKVTIAQSFDTKDWKPENAEANMTKAIAAIGKDNIAGVYSANDGMAGGIINALEAAGVTKLPPITGQDAELAAVQRIISGEQYMSVYKSYPQEAQTAAEMAVARIQGRDIQFDALTRDKVDSPTTKDVPSQLVSVVALTKANIKSTVIEDGIYKLSDICTAKFEDDCEALGLK, from the coding sequence ATGAGTCGTGTGGCTCGTTTGCGTCGTTCCGCCACCGCCGTGGCCGCCTCCGTGGTCACGGTCTCCCTCGCCGCGGGCTGCGGCGCACTCGACGCCGGCGGGGATGTCAGTGAGGCGACCCCCGCCAAGGGCAACGACATCACGGTGGGGCTGCTGCTTCCGGAGACGGCGAACACTCGGTACGACAAGTTCGACTACCCGATCATCAAGAACAAGGTCGAGTCGCTCACCAACGGCGAGGGCAAGGTCGAGTACGCCAACGCCGGTGCGGACGCCGCCAAGCAGGCCAAGCAGTTGCAGCAGATGATCGACAACAAGGTCGACGTCCTGCTCCTCGACGCCGTGGACGCGCACGCCATCGCGAGCGAGGTCAAGAAGGCCAAGGAGGCGGGGATTCCGGTCATCGCGTACGACAGGCTGGCCGAGGGCCCCATCGACGCGTACATCTCCTTCGACAACGAGCTCGTCGGCGAGGTGCAGGGACGTTCCCTCCTGGAGGCCCTCGGCGGTCAGGGCGACGGCTCGGAGAAGATCGTCATGATGAACGGGTCGGTGACCGACCCGAACGCCGCGCAGTTCAAGGAGGGCGCCCTCTCCGAGCTGAACGGCAAGGTGACGATCGCGCAGTCCTTCGACACCAAGGACTGGAAGCCGGAGAACGCCGAGGCGAACATGACGAAGGCGATCGCCGCCATCGGCAAGGACAACATCGCCGGTGTCTACTCCGCCAACGACGGCATGGCGGGCGGCATCATCAACGCCCTTGAGGCCGCGGGCGTCACCAAGCTGCCGCCCATCACCGGGCAGGACGCCGAACTGGCCGCCGTGCAGCGCATCATCTCCGGCGAGCAGTACATGAGCGTCTACAAGTCGTACCCGCAGGAGGCCCAGACGGCGGCCGAGATGGCCGTCGCCCGCATCCAGGGCCGCGACATCCAGTTCGACGCACTCACCCGCGACAAGGTCGACAGCCCCACCACCAAGGACGTCCCCTCCCAGCTGGTGAGCGTCGTCGCCCTGACGAAGGCCAACATCAAGAGCACGGTCATCGAGGACGGCATCTACAAGCTGTCCGACATCTGCACCGCGAAGTTCGAGGACGACTGCGAGGCCCTCGGGCTGAAGTAG
- a CDS encoding helix-turn-helix transcriptional regulator, with protein sequence MNRTKATHPHAVTELCADGSRLYANALRMGRVSRADVEAAPCLMEFTLLHPDPDDANWLRPVPPSVALAQRLNPLEHEITERRRLSIELADSFEPFMALSAQVTASTHSITVLEGLDRINTALDLATAQCQNEMVTVQPSHRHPEGRLIAALDRDRPLIERGVRIRTLYQHTARYSPERLAWVDQFTDGKAEYRTIDELVERLIICDETVAFIPISDDRQVALELRHPGLVRYLVKVFEFMWGRAVPLSAGAPYETAPDGLTDIQHSIAKLLVEGHVDEAIARRLGMNVRTCRAHIAKLATSLGSGSRAQLGFLIAQSGILDQDR encoded by the coding sequence ATGAATCGGACTAAAGCGACACATCCCCATGCGGTGACGGAGCTGTGCGCCGATGGCAGTCGTCTCTATGCGAATGCGCTTCGCATGGGACGAGTCTCCCGCGCGGACGTGGAGGCGGCCCCGTGTCTGATGGAGTTCACCCTGCTTCACCCCGACCCGGACGACGCGAACTGGCTCCGTCCAGTGCCCCCGTCGGTCGCTCTGGCCCAGCGTCTCAATCCCCTTGAGCACGAGATCACCGAGCGCAGGCGCCTGTCGATCGAGCTGGCCGACTCCTTCGAACCGTTCATGGCTCTCAGCGCCCAGGTGACGGCGTCCACGCATTCGATCACGGTGCTGGAAGGGCTCGACCGCATCAACACCGCACTCGACCTGGCCACCGCCCAGTGCCAGAACGAAATGGTCACGGTACAGCCGAGCCACCGCCACCCCGAAGGCAGACTCATCGCAGCCCTGGACCGCGACCGGCCGCTGATCGAGCGAGGGGTACGGATCCGGACGCTCTACCAGCACACGGCCCGCTACAGCCCCGAGCGGCTGGCCTGGGTGGACCAGTTCACCGACGGGAAGGCCGAGTACCGCACCATCGACGAACTCGTCGAGCGGCTCATCATCTGCGACGAGACCGTGGCTTTCATCCCCATCAGCGACGACCGTCAGGTGGCCCTGGAGCTTCGCCACCCCGGCCTCGTCCGCTACCTGGTCAAGGTCTTCGAGTTCATGTGGGGCCGCGCCGTGCCGCTGAGTGCGGGCGCCCCTTACGAAACCGCCCCCGACGGCCTCACCGACATCCAGCACTCCATCGCCAAGCTCCTTGTCGAGGGCCACGTCGACGAGGCCATCGCCCGCCGGCTCGGGATGAACGTACGCACCTGCCGCGCCCACATCGCCAAGCTGGCCACCTCCCTGGGCAGCGGCAGCCGCGCCCAGCTCGGGTTCCTGATCGCGCAGTCGGGAATCCTGGACCAGGACCGCTGA